A region from the Hypericibacter adhaerens genome encodes:
- a CDS encoding polysaccharide deacetylase family protein yields MTTVCLTFDVDLLSIWVSTFKLTSPTPLSRGEYGARVGLPRVLKLLERHRIPATFFVPAHTAASFPEAVREIAAAGHEIAAHGFIHESPVALSRAEEVDLLARSEDVLERIIGARPVGYRSPAWDLSPHSMDVLEERGYLYDSSLMADDFRPYRPRRGDVVTETGFTPGKECGLIEFPVAWELDDYPYFQFMVKPINQGLRDPAEVGTIWRAEFDYCHAQVEDGVFNLTNHPEIIGRGPRITMLDRLVAHMKAQAGVRFSTLRQEAQRRLGR; encoded by the coding sequence ATGACAACCGTCTGCCTCACCTTCGACGTCGATCTGCTCTCGATCTGGGTCAGCACCTTCAAGCTGACATCGCCGACGCCGCTCTCACGCGGGGAATATGGTGCGCGTGTCGGCCTGCCGCGGGTGCTGAAGCTGCTGGAGCGACATCGGATACCCGCAACCTTCTTCGTCCCTGCGCATACCGCGGCAAGCTTTCCGGAAGCGGTGCGCGAGATCGCCGCCGCGGGCCACGAGATCGCCGCCCATGGCTTCATCCATGAATCGCCGGTCGCGCTGTCACGGGCCGAAGAGGTCGATCTCCTGGCCCGGAGCGAGGATGTGCTGGAGAGGATCATCGGCGCGCGGCCGGTCGGCTACCGCTCGCCTGCCTGGGATCTCAGCCCGCACAGCATGGACGTGCTGGAGGAGCGCGGCTATCTCTACGACAGCAGCCTGATGGCCGACGACTTCCGGCCCTATCGCCCGCGCCGGGGCGATGTGGTGACCGAGACCGGCTTCACGCCCGGAAAGGAATGCGGGCTGATCGAGTTCCCGGTGGCCTGGGAGCTCGACGACTACCCCTACTTCCAGTTCATGGTGAAGCCGATCAACCAGGGCCTGCGCGATCCCGCCGAGGTGGGGACGATCTGGCGGGCCGAGTTCGACTATTGCCATGCGCAAGTCGAGGACGGTGTCTTCAACCTCACCAACCATCCGGAGATCATCGGCCGCGGGCCGCGCATCACCATGCTGGACCGCCTGGTGGCGCATATGAAGGCACAGGCGGGTGTCCGCTTCTCCACCCTGCGACAGGAAGCGCAGCGCCGGCTCGGGCGCTGA
- a CDS encoding choline dehydrogenase, with amino-acid sequence MVGRDTGALGDSFDFVVVGAGSAGCVLAARLTEDPKVRVLLLEAGGSDRDWRIEMPLGVGALLESGRHNWNYVTEPEPELGGRRIDHPRGKVLGGSSSINGMVYTRGHGRDYDGWVSEHGCTGWGYADLLPYFQRAETSAGPRDPYRGSAGPLRVMPPDIAGRPLNAAFMEAGKQAGYPLTRDSNGLQQEGFGPNEMTISGGRRWSAARAYLDPARGRPNLKILSDVLVERVVFEGKRATGVAGRRDGQAFSVRAREVIVSGGSINSPQVLMLSGIGPADHLQSLGMAVVADRPAVGQNLQDHPDLTVQYWLKQPVSLFPATRFPGKWLTGLTWFLAREGLAATNQFEAAAFIRTRAGIDHPDLKLELLPLAFRPGSFAPHPGHACQIHMTMLRAESRGTLTLRSADPKASPRLQFNYLSDARDLETMRRAVRLTQEIVRQPALQAYVRDEIAPGPAGANEASLERWIRDNIATAFHPAGTCRMGGDPDSVVDPQLCVRGVEGLRVVDASIMPQVVSANTNAPTIMLAERASDIIRGLSLPASNLPYWTHPNWQTAQR; translated from the coding sequence ATGGTTGGGCGTGATACCGGTGCCCTCGGGGACAGTTTTGATTTCGTCGTCGTGGGGGCGGGGTCGGCGGGCTGCGTTCTGGCGGCGCGGCTGACCGAGGATCCGAAGGTGCGGGTGCTGCTGCTTGAAGCCGGCGGCTCCGATCGGGACTGGCGGATCGAGATGCCGCTCGGTGTCGGGGCATTGCTGGAGAGCGGCAGGCACAACTGGAACTATGTCACCGAGCCGGAACCGGAGCTGGGCGGGCGGCGGATCGATCATCCGCGCGGCAAGGTGCTGGGCGGCTCCTCCTCGATCAACGGCATGGTCTATACCCGCGGCCATGGCCGCGACTATGACGGCTGGGTGAGCGAACACGGATGCACCGGTTGGGGTTACGCCGACCTGCTCCCTTACTTCCAGCGCGCCGAGACATCCGCCGGACCGCGCGATCCCTATCGCGGCAGCGCCGGGCCGTTGCGGGTGATGCCGCCCGACATCGCGGGGAGACCGCTCAATGCCGCCTTCATGGAGGCGGGGAAGCAGGCAGGCTATCCGCTGACCCGGGACAGCAACGGGTTGCAGCAGGAGGGTTTCGGCCCGAACGAGATGACGATCTCCGGCGGCCGGCGCTGGAGCGCCGCGCGCGCCTATCTCGATCCGGCACGCGGTCGGCCGAACCTCAAGATCCTATCGGACGTCCTGGTCGAGCGCGTCGTCTTCGAGGGCAAGCGCGCAACCGGCGTCGCCGGCCGGCGGGACGGCCAGGCCTTCTCCGTTCGCGCCCGCGAGGTCATCGTCAGTGGCGGCTCGATCAACTCGCCGCAGGTCCTCATGCTGTCCGGCATCGGCCCCGCGGACCATCTCCAATCGCTCGGCATGGCCGTCGTGGCCGATCGCCCGGCGGTCGGGCAGAATCTGCAGGACCATCCCGATCTTACGGTGCAGTACTGGCTGAAGCAGCCGGTCTCGCTGTTCCCGGCGACCCGGTTCCCGGGCAAGTGGCTGACCGGGCTCACATGGTTTCTCGCGCGGGAGGGCCTCGCCGCCACCAACCAGTTCGAGGCGGCCGCCTTCATCCGGACGCGGGCCGGCATCGACCATCCGGACCTGAAGCTCGAGCTCCTGCCGCTGGCCTTCCGGCCCGGCAGCTTCGCCCCGCATCCCGGTCATGCCTGCCAGATCCACATGACCATGCTGCGCGCCGAAAGCCGCGGTACGCTCACGCTGCGCAGCGCCGATCCCAAGGCGTCGCCGCGTCTTCAGTTCAATTACCTTTCCGATGCGCGCGATCTCGAGACAATGCGCCGCGCCGTCCGCCTGACCCAGGAGATCGTGCGTCAACCGGCGCTGCAGGCCTATGTCCGCGATGAGATCGCGCCGGGCCCCGCCGGCGCGAACGAGGCCTCGCTGGAACGATGGATCCGCGACAACATCGCCACCGCGTTTCATCCGGCCGGCACCTGCCGCATGGGCGGCGATCCCGACTCCGTGGTCGATCCGCAGCTCTGCGTGCGTGGCGTCGAGGGCCTGCGCGTGGTGGATGCTTCGATCATGCCGCAAGTGGTCAGCGCGAACACCAACGCACCGACCATCATGCTGGCCGAGCGGGCGAGCGACATCATCCGCGGCTTGTCCCTGCCGGCCTCCAACCTGCCCTATTGGACGCATCCGAACTGGCAGACCGCGCAGCGCTGA
- a CDS encoding aspartate/glutamate racemase family protein translates to MSVRINFINPFGTPVYNNLIKETLLSYARPDTEIVITNTENCPENIDYYYNKHIVELVVMEDVMRAEQQGFDAVIVGCCYDPGVRVARELVDIPVIGPLEATIMMAPYYGHDYVLVTDHHKAVPYLRDLTKLYGGPECRDVTCIDWWVTDMIRDTEGVAKDAIAKCRKAKEKSRAEVVVLGCTIIAASMEKWLIDTKAPRDETILNTNTFALKMAESLGDLKKQGLYNIDRGGYYQKPQQRNGSEFAEVRAKFGRPSAL, encoded by the coding sequence ATGAGTGTGAGGATCAACTTCATCAATCCCTTTGGTACTCCGGTCTACAACAATCTCATCAAGGAGACGCTGCTGTCCTATGCGCGGCCGGATACCGAGATCGTCATCACGAACACCGAAAACTGCCCGGAGAATATCGACTACTATTACAACAAGCACATCGTCGAGCTGGTGGTCATGGAAGACGTGATGCGCGCCGAGCAGCAGGGATTCGACGCCGTCATCGTCGGCTGCTGCTACGACCCCGGCGTTCGCGTCGCGCGGGAGCTGGTCGATATCCCGGTGATCGGACCGCTGGAGGCGACCATCATGATGGCGCCCTATTACGGGCACGACTATGTGCTGGTGACCGACCACCACAAGGCGGTGCCCTACCTCCGCGACCTCACCAAGCTTTACGGCGGTCCGGAATGCCGGGATGTCACCTGCATCGACTGGTGGGTTACCGACATGATCCGCGACACCGAGGGCGTCGCCAAGGACGCGATCGCCAAGTGCAGGAAGGCCAAGGAGAAGAGCCGCGCGGAGGTCGTGGTGCTGGGCTGCACCATCATCGCCGCCAGCATGGAGAAGTGGCTGATCGACACCAAGGCGCCGCGCGACGAGACCATCCTCAACACCAACACCTTTGCCTTGAAGATGGCGGAGTCGCTGGGCGACTTGAAGAAGCAGGGTCTCTATAACATCGACCGCGGCGGCTACTACCAGAAGCCACAGCAGCGCAATGGCAGCGAGTTCGCCGAAGTGCGCGCCAAGTTCGGCCGCCCCTCGGCCCTCTGA
- a CDS encoding MaoC/PaaZ C-terminal domain-containing protein: MSETKTVAPKIGKDARYFEELNPGDSWVSPRRTITETDIVNFAAMTGDHNPIHTDEEFAKTTIFGGRILHGPAGFAIATGLESRLGIKEGTAIAFLGMNWDLKGPIKIGDTIHVEEKVTGKRESKKPTQGLVFFHVQLVNQRGEVVQEGEWKLLMMRKPA; the protein is encoded by the coding sequence ATGAGCGAGACGAAAACTGTGGCCCCGAAGATCGGCAAGGATGCGCGCTATTTCGAGGAGCTCAACCCCGGGGACAGCTGGGTCAGCCCACGCCGGACCATCACCGAGACCGACATCGTCAATTTCGCGGCCATGACTGGCGATCACAACCCGATCCATACCGACGAGGAATTCGCCAAGACCACGATCTTCGGCGGCCGCATTCTGCACGGCCCGGCGGGCTTCGCCATCGCGACCGGCCTCGAAAGCCGCCTCGGCATCAAGGAAGGCACGGCGATCGCCTTCCTCGGCATGAACTGGGACCTGAAGGGCCCGATCAAGATCGGCGACACGATCCATGTCGAGGAAAAAGTGACCGGCAAGCGCGAGTCGAAGAAGCCGACCCAGGGGCTCGTCTTTTTCCATGTCCAGCTGGTGAACCAGCGCGGCGAGGTGGTCCAGGAAGGCGAGTGGAAGCTGCTGATGATGCGCAAGCCGGCCTGA
- a CDS encoding acyl-CoA dehydrogenase family protein, with the protein MTADPGSIAGFDAAELAVLETVRRFVAKEVRPEVMRLEREGAYPEALLERMRGLGLFGLAIPEEQGGLGLRLPVFAAIMEELAKGWTSLAAYVNSHSTVAYVIGKHGTGAQRARYLPKMATGELRAALCLTEPGAGSDLQAIATTARPAGDGFTLSGSKFFVTNGRRADLLLVLAKTDPAAQPAKRGISLLLVEKEIPGVKVAGTFHKMAYGQVDTVEILFQDALVPSAALVGGEAGRGLQQLFDGLEVGRIAIAASAVGLAADALNEARRYAGERKAFGVTIDQHQAVQLRLAEMATRLVAARLITREAAQAKAEGNRADMISGMAKLFASETCSAIVDDALRIHGGYGYVADYPIERLYREAPLYIVGEGTNDIQKLVIARRILEGQDIDLLGLPQ; encoded by the coding sequence GTGACCGCAGATCCGGGGTCGATCGCCGGTTTCGACGCGGCGGAGCTTGCCGTTCTGGAAACGGTGCGCCGCTTCGTCGCCAAGGAGGTGCGACCCGAGGTGATGCGGCTGGAGCGCGAGGGCGCCTATCCCGAGGCGCTGCTCGAGCGGATGCGGGGCCTCGGATTGTTCGGCCTCGCGATACCCGAAGAGCAGGGCGGCCTCGGGCTGCGCCTGCCGGTCTTCGCCGCGATCATGGAGGAGCTGGCCAAGGGTTGGACCAGCCTCGCCGCTTATGTAAACAGCCATAGCACGGTCGCCTATGTCATCGGAAAGCACGGCACGGGAGCCCAGCGGGCGCGGTATCTCCCGAAGATGGCCACGGGAGAGTTGCGCGCCGCGCTCTGCCTGACCGAGCCGGGCGCCGGCTCCGATTTGCAGGCGATTGCCACCACCGCGCGGCCTGCCGGCGACGGGTTCACGTTGAGCGGCAGCAAGTTTTTCGTCACGAACGGCCGGCGGGCCGACTTGCTGCTGGTCCTGGCGAAGACCGATCCCGCCGCTCAGCCGGCGAAACGAGGCATCAGTTTGCTGCTGGTGGAGAAGGAGATTCCGGGCGTCAAGGTCGCCGGCACCTTCCACAAGATGGCTTACGGGCAAGTCGATACGGTCGAGATCCTGTTTCAGGACGCGCTTGTGCCGAGCGCGGCTCTCGTCGGCGGCGAGGCGGGCCGCGGGCTGCAGCAGCTGTTCGACGGTCTCGAGGTGGGGCGGATCGCGATCGCGGCAAGCGCGGTTGGATTGGCGGCCGATGCGCTGAACGAGGCCCGGCGCTATGCCGGCGAACGCAAGGCCTTCGGCGTCACCATCGACCAGCACCAGGCCGTGCAGCTCCGGCTCGCCGAGATGGCGACGAGGCTGGTGGCGGCGCGATTGATCACGCGCGAAGCCGCGCAGGCGAAAGCGGAAGGCAACCGCGCCGACATGATATCCGGCATGGCCAAGCTCTTTGCCAGCGAGACCTGCAGCGCCATCGTCGACGACGCTTTGCGCATTCACGGCGGCTACGGCTATGTCGCCGACTATCCGATCGAACGGCTCTACCGCGAGGCGCCGCTTTATATCGTCGGCGAGGGCACCAACGACATCCAGAAGCTGGTCATCGCCCGGCGCATCCTCGAGGGCCAGGACATCGACCTGTTGGGACTGCCGCAATGA
- a CDS encoding class I adenylate-forming enzyme family protein — MRATETIDGLLRAAATRRGDAPALRFGARSLSYGDLLRAVDRAAAALRALGIGDGRIFAILSENRPELMVAYYAAAKLGAVFVPINPSLTPREVAHIVTHSGAALLFHDEAMGSVAEAAVPAERRRPLEALGAAAAPAPTADIDPADDFLIIYTSGSTGTPKAVLFDQAAEIAGNASLIEMWGITEEDVTLVALPLGFLYGLSTAAATGLQAGGQVVIQRRFHPGEVLQALVANRATIYHGVPTMFTMMLDYAEQNGLAPDLSFMRLLICAGAPLSVELKARFAARFNKAIDDYYALTEVRPVFGRFAADPAKLPAGAIGRAAPGAVIRIVDGAGLPVQAGEQGELLVRAPSTLKRYFKDEALTQTALQDGLFRTGDLGFRDAQDFYHLTGRIKDIIIRGGANIAPAEVEGVIARHPGVQSVAVIGIPDRKYGEVAAAFVVRRGDAEVSGEALAALCRNELAEYKVPAVFRFVPAFPLGATGKVDKKALRALWSAA, encoded by the coding sequence GTGCGAGCGACCGAGACCATTGATGGCCTGTTGCGGGCGGCCGCCACCCGGCGCGGTGATGCGCCGGCGCTGCGCTTCGGCGCCCGGTCGTTGAGCTACGGCGATCTGCTCCGCGCGGTGGATCGGGCCGCGGCGGCCCTGCGGGCGCTGGGAATCGGCGATGGCCGGATCTTTGCCATCCTGAGCGAAAACCGCCCCGAGCTGATGGTGGCCTATTATGCCGCGGCCAAGCTGGGCGCGGTGTTCGTGCCGATCAATCCCAGCCTCACGCCGCGCGAGGTGGCGCATATCGTGACCCATTCCGGGGCGGCGCTGCTGTTCCATGACGAGGCCATGGGATCCGTCGCGGAAGCCGCGGTGCCGGCCGAACGGCGGCGGCCGCTGGAGGCTCTTGGCGCTGCTGCGGCGCCGGCGCCGACAGCCGACATCGATCCCGCCGACGATTTCCTGATCATCTACACCTCGGGCTCGACCGGCACGCCCAAGGCCGTGCTGTTCGACCAGGCTGCGGAAATCGCCGGCAATGCGTCGCTGATCGAGATGTGGGGCATTACCGAGGAGGATGTAACCCTGGTGGCGCTCCCGCTCGGCTTTCTCTACGGGCTCTCGACCGCGGCGGCGACCGGGCTGCAGGCGGGCGGCCAGGTGGTGATCCAGCGCCGCTTCCATCCCGGCGAGGTGCTGCAGGCGCTCGTGGCGAATCGGGCAACCATCTACCACGGCGTCCCCACCATGTTCACCATGATGCTGGACTATGCCGAGCAGAACGGGCTTGCCCCCGATCTCTCCTTCATGCGCCTGCTGATCTGCGCGGGTGCGCCGCTCTCGGTCGAGCTGAAGGCGCGCTTCGCCGCCCGCTTCAACAAGGCGATCGACGACTACTATGCGCTGACCGAGGTGCGCCCGGTGTTCGGCCGCTTTGCCGCGGACCCGGCGAAGCTGCCGGCCGGCGCCATCGGCCGCGCGGCACCGGGCGCCGTGATCCGGATTGTCGACGGCGCGGGGTTGCCCGTGCAGGCGGGCGAGCAAGGCGAGCTTCTGGTGCGCGCGCCATCGACGCTGAAGCGCTATTTCAAGGACGAGGCGCTAACCCAGACCGCCCTTCAAGACGGGTTGTTCCGCACTGGCGACCTCGGTTTCCGCGACGCACAGGATTTCTATCACCTGACCGGTCGCATCAAGGACATCATCATCCGCGGCGGCGCGAACATCGCGCCCGCCGAAGTCGAAGGCGTGATCGCGCGACATCCGGGCGTGCAGTCGGTCGCCGTGATCGGCATTCCCGACCGCAAGTATGGCGAGGTCGCGGCCGCTTTCGTGGTTCGGCGCGGCGACGCGGAGGTGTCGGGCGAGGCGCTGGCCGCGCTCTGCCGCAACGAGCTGGCGGAATACAAGGTGCCGGCTGTGTTCCGCTTCGTGCCCGCGTTTCCGCTCGGCGCCACCGGCAAGGTCGACAAGAAGGCGCTGAGGGCGCTGTGGTCCGCGGCATGA
- a CDS encoding nitrilase-related carbon-nitrogen hydrolase produces the protein MTDTLKISVATLAIRRYPDVGAFRAHIEALAGEAAAEGSRLLLLPELACLGLLWGDPEAGATTVPGVAGLYRRRLTPLLGAYTDCLREVARRHRIAIAGASFWHEEKGHGLNSAYIALPDGTLLRQDKLHPTRPEQAIDTVGGETLTPFEIEGVRIGLAICYDVQFPELTRHLVAEGIEVLLVPSLTTERGYWRVRHSAQARAVENQIYVCVSPIVGDLGIPTDHPVVCVGCAYVACPIDNRFAIADGTYAEAAKNTESLLHVDLDLARLRLSRTKSEIRQLADRRPELYARLKR, from the coding sequence ATGACCGACACCCTGAAGATCTCGGTCGCGACCTTGGCGATCCGGCGCTATCCGGATGTGGGGGCCTTCCGGGCGCATATCGAAGCGCTCGCCGGCGAGGCCGCGGCGGAGGGCAGCCGCCTGCTGCTGCTCCCGGAGCTCGCCTGTCTCGGCCTGCTCTGGGGCGACCCGGAGGCGGGCGCGACCACGGTACCGGGCGTCGCCGGTCTCTATCGCCGCCGCCTGACGCCGCTGCTCGGCGCTTACACCGACTGCCTCCGCGAGGTCGCGCGCCGCCACCGCATCGCCATCGCCGGCGCCTCGTTCTGGCACGAGGAGAAGGGGCATGGGCTCAACAGCGCATACATCGCCCTGCCGGACGGCACGCTGCTGCGCCAGGACAAGCTGCACCCGACCCGGCCGGAGCAGGCCATCGACACCGTCGGTGGCGAAACCTTGACGCCGTTCGAGATCGAGGGCGTCCGGATCGGCCTGGCGATCTGCTACGACGTCCAGTTTCCGGAGTTGACGCGACATCTGGTGGCGGAGGGGATCGAGGTCCTGCTGGTCCCTTCGCTCACCACGGAACGCGGATACTGGCGCGTCCGGCACAGCGCCCAGGCCCGGGCGGTGGAGAACCAGATCTATGTCTGCGTCTCGCCGATCGTCGGCGATCTCGGCATTCCCACCGACCATCCCGTGGTTTGCGTCGGCTGCGCCTATGTCGCATGCCCGATCGACAATCGCTTCGCAATCGCGGACGGCACCTACGCCGAAGCGGCGAAGAACACGGAGAGCCTGTTGCACGTGGATCTCGATCTCGCGCGGCTGAGGCTCTCCCGCACGAAATCCGAGATTCGGCAGCTTGCCGACCGGCGTCCGGAACTCTATGCCCGCCTGAAGCGCTGA
- a CDS encoding SDR family NAD(P)-dependent oxidoreductase: protein MSILSGKNAVITGGETGIGLGIAEALSAAGAKVLIGGILDDKGRDAVAKIKGKGGTVDFVKVDVRDGDQVDALVQAGVDRFGRLDIMVNNAGVFDGFASCLDTSESLWDKVIDINLKGTFFGCQAALRRLVPQGSGRIINTSSVGGLRGAADGASYTASKFAIVGLTRQIACTYAENGITINAICPGVIQTEIRANSTRILGEDAPKMAGVGADPDGYKRLVPARRKGTPSEVGDLAVFLASDHAAYINGQAIAIDGGWTAT from the coding sequence ATGTCAATTCTCTCGGGCAAAAACGCGGTCATCACCGGCGGCGAGACGGGGATCGGCCTCGGCATCGCGGAGGCGCTGTCGGCCGCCGGGGCGAAAGTCCTGATCGGCGGCATCCTCGATGACAAAGGCCGCGACGCCGTGGCCAAGATCAAGGGCAAGGGCGGCACCGTGGACTTCGTCAAGGTCGATGTCCGCGACGGCGACCAGGTCGATGCTCTGGTGCAGGCCGGCGTCGACCGCTTCGGCCGGCTCGACATCATGGTCAACAATGCCGGCGTGTTCGACGGTTTCGCGAGCTGCCTCGACACTTCGGAATCGCTCTGGGACAAGGTGATCGACATCAACCTCAAAGGCACCTTCTTCGGTTGCCAGGCGGCGCTGAGGCGTCTGGTGCCTCAAGGCTCCGGTCGGATCATCAACACATCGTCGGTCGGCGGTCTGCGGGGCGCTGCCGACGGCGCCTCCTATACCGCCTCCAAGTTCGCCATCGTCGGCCTCACCCGGCAGATCGCATGCACGTACGCGGAGAACGGCATCACGATCAACGCGATCTGCCCCGGCGTGATCCAGACCGAGATTCGCGCCAACTCGACCCGGATCCTCGGCGAGGATGCGCCGAAAATGGCAGGAGTCGGTGCCGACCCCGACGGCTATAAGCGCCTGGTGCCGGCGCGGCGCAAGGGTACGCCATCGGAAGTCGGCGATCTTGCCGTCTTCCTCGCCTCGGACCATGCCGCCTATATCAATGGGCAGGCGATCGCCATCGACGGGGGCTGGACCGCGACGTGA